From Juglans regia cultivar Chandler chromosome 8, Walnut 2.0, whole genome shotgun sequence, the proteins below share one genomic window:
- the LOC108979908 gene encoding putative UDP-rhamnose:rhamnosyltransferase 1 produces MAETKQQLHIAMFPWLAFGHIIPSLELGKLIARRKGHRISFISTPRNIDRLPKIPSDVAPLITLVKLPLPHVDNLPENAEATMDVPHHIIPYLKIAHDGLQEPLSKFLETSNPDWIIHDFAPHWLPPVAARLGISRAFFSIYNASSLCFIGPPKWLSSSSGAADGPDPGYKRTELEHFTVPPKWVPFPSKIVYRSYEAKKLFENIDANASGVSDLFRFKMVYLGTEVVAIKTCMEVEAEWLNLFGELLHIPVVPVGLLPPSPQEGNDNKDNTWDTISEWLDKQEKGSVVYVALGSEIRPSEEDFNELALGLEQSGCPFFWALRKSAGGESIELPEGFEKRTKGRGIVWTGWAPQFKILGHESVGGFVTHCGWSSVTEAFQFGRALILLPFIGDQGLIARFLEERQAGVEIPRKEEDGSFTRDSVAQTLRLVMKDAEGQIYRDKAKEMTTIFGDKELQHRYVDKFVELLEKHRQIVTKG; encoded by the coding sequence ATGGCTGAAACTAAGCAGCAGCTTCACATAGCCATGTTCCCATGGTTAGCCTTTGGTCACATAATCCCATCTTTAGAGCTCGGCAAGCTCATAGCCCGACGAAAGGGTCATCGTATTTCCTTCATATCCACGCCTAGAAACATTGATCGCCTTCCCAAGATCCCTTCAGATGTTGCTCCCTTGATAACTTTGGTGAAGCTTCCCTTACCCCATGTTGACAACCTGCCGGAGAACGCAGAGGCCACCATGGACGTACCCCACCACATAATTCCATACCTTAAGATAGCTCATGATGGTCTTCAAGAACCCTTGTCTAAGTTTTTAGAAACTTCGAACCCTGATTGGATCATTCATGACTTTGCCCCTCACTGGTTACCACCAGTTGCTGCCAGACTTGGAATCTCACGGGCGTTCTTCAGCATTTACAACGCATCATCCTTGTGTTTCATTGGACCACCGAAGTGGTTGTCTTCGTCGTCCGGAGCAGCAGACGGGCCCGATCCAGGTTATAAACGAACGGAACTTGAGCATTTCACTGTCCCTCCCAAATGGGTCCCCTTTCCATCCAAAATAGTCTATCGGTCTTATGAGGCGAAAAAGCTCTTTGAAAACATTGACGCGAATGCCTCCGGTGTTTCGGACTTGTTTCGTTTCAAGATGGTTTACTTAGGAACCGAAGTCGTGGCTATTAAAACATGTATGGAAGTTGAAGCTGAGTGGTTGAATCTCTTCGGAGAGCTTCTCCATATACCCGTGGTTCCCGTGGGCTTATTGCCACCCTCGCCACAAGAAGGCAATGACAATAAAGATAACACTTGGGATACAATTTCGGAGTGGCTAGACAAGCAAGAAAAAGGGTCAGTGGTTTATGTAGCACTAGGAAGTGAAATCCGGCCGAGTGAAGAAGACTTCAACGAGTTGGCTCTTGGGCTTGAGCAATCTGGGTGTCCATTCTTTTGGGCTCTAAGAAAGTCAGCCGGTGGGGAGTCAATTGAGCTACCGGAAGGGTTCGAGAAGCGAACCAAAGGTCGTGGGATTGTTTGGACAGGCTGGGCACCTCAGTTCAAGATACTAGGTCACGAGTCGGTTGGGGGGTTCGTGACTCACTGTGGTTGGAGTTCAGTGACAGAGGCATTCCAGTTTGGACGTGCGCTAATCCTGTTGCCTTTCATTGGGGACCAAGGATTAATTGCTAGATTCCTGGAAGAGAGACAAGCAGGAGTTGAAATTCCCAGGAAGGAGGAAGATGGATCATTCACCAGGGACTCAGTGGCACAAACTTTGAGGTTGGTGATGAAAGATGCAGAGGGTCAGATTTACAGGGACAAAGCTAAGGAAATGACCACCATATTTGGGGACAAGGAACTCCAACACCGATACGTTGATAAATTTGTTGAGTTGCTGGAGAAACACAGGCAGATCGTTACCAAGGGTTAG